TCCCGTACTAAGTACTAAGAGAATGGGTGTAGGACCTGCGCTGCAGTTGGGGAGTGGCCTACTATTGTCGGGGTAATGCAAAAGATTTTGACCAATACCGCGAATTACCGAAAAGCACGAATGCTTGCTGTTAATGTTATTTATGAGCAGCCCTGTTCCCCTTTGCCTATCACCTGTTTTTCTCGCTTTTCTCCTCGCTTTCTGCTGGCTTTGTGCCTCGGACGGATGGGAAGTGGCGCCGTGATGACCGGACCAATTTGAGGTGGGCCGAGGTGGACTCGGGGCTAAACAAACTGCCAGAACTCGGTTTCGTCGGTGTACTTCCGTTGGCCGGAGCCGCAGAATAAATTATCAAGAGTTGCAACACAGCTATGAGAGACTCTTTAGGATATTGATTTGTTTTGATAATGAACCGGGGATCATAGGTGGTGAGGAAATGGAGAGACACAGCTTGCTTGCACATGCAACCGGATATCCAACTAAGGCAAGGTAGGATGGGCATAAAACTTTCAAGTAATGCGGAGAGAAGGAGCTGATCTCGCGCCGCACGCGTACCTTCCCAAACCTTCTTGCCTCGACTTCGCCCTCACAAGCTCTTTCCTCAAGGGGTTGAGGCGGGGAAATGAAAGAAGCGGTATAATCTGATTTGTGGAATGAGATATACAAGTGGATCAGTTGCCGAATTCATTGCCCCAGACCAGATGTAGCACATGCTTCACCCATGTCAGTGCAGCATTGTTCTGTTCAGCCTCAGAAGCGGTCACTGTTTTTGAGCACGTCAACTTATATCAGGCTCAATGACCTTGATAGAGCTAACATCCATCAGAGTACGGGTGGCAGGGGATATCTTATGCTGTGAGACGGAAGTGTCTATATCTCCGTCCATAGgtatacttttataaatatgATGTTGATCGCTTTCGAGCCACGActggtttttctttttaccCTACCTAAGCTGCTAACGTAATTATATGCTCTCCACAGTTGCCGACTTCTTATGCCTTTTCCTCCCCTGTCACCCCGCAAAGACCGGGCTCGGCTTTCAAGAGCCTCCACTGGGTGCGAGATTAGGTCTACCAACAGCTGACATAGACTTCAGTATGACTGCAGGTAGTAATGGGgatcaacaacaagagctCAAAGGCAAAACCCCCCCTCCCCCCAAAATGCTCGTAACTTCCAACTGCCCCAGAAAAACAACCTAAGGGAAAAGTTGGGAACCTATGAGCCGCCTCTAAGCTACGTGATCATAGCCTAAGGTTCCCTCAACTCTTGTGGAACCCCGACGAGGACCGAGAAAATATGGAGATGACCCTGTAATTGGGGAAGgttccatcatcaacaccaacttcGGTGCATCTTAACCCGATATCTGCTTTGCCAGAGGGGATCCCGGCGCACGTTTTGCCGGCTTCTGCCCTCGGAATGCTATCACAAGACTTACTGGCCAGTCAATCATGAGCTTCGCGACTAAAGCCATTGGCTCCTGTGTTCCATGATCCGCGATCGGTTGCAATTGTGTTTTCAAGCCCACCTTGTAGTGCCACAAGTGCATCCTTTGTAAATAAGCCCATCCCCAGCTCGTAGCCatcttgttttcttcttcattcaaCGCCTTCGTCAGAATCTCCTGCACATCTTCTGAGTAGTCACTCTAAGCATCTCACAATTCATTTCATTCTCTTGACTTCTCTTACATTATTCACAATGACGTCTGTTAAGGACTTccccaagatcaaggctgtAAGGTCATTCATTATCGGTGGCGTTGGATCAGGTATGCCGTCTCGCTTTCTGCGCAGTGAAGAAGAACTGGGGGGGGAGAGTATTTGAGCAATGTTAACGAATTGCGAAACAGGTGGTGATTATCACAATGTCAAGGGTGGTCACTGGTACGCTCGCTCACCCTGCCTCTGTAAAACTGGCCTCGATCGCATTACTCACATTCTATTTGTAGGCTCATCGACAGCGatatctcaacaccagcttcAAAATGGGAGAAGTACAAGAAGTCGCGTACTAGCTGGGGCATCAACGTTCTCGGGTCATTTCTTGTCGAGATTGAAGCTACAGACGGCACAGTTGGTTTCGCAACTGGTTTTGGAGGTGAGTTTGAACCCCTGTGTCAAGCCAATGACACAATTACTCGAGACCTTTAGAGTGCCTAACATTTGTCAATAGGCCCTCCCGCGTGCTGGCTCGTTCACGAGCACTTCGAGCGTTTCCTCATCGGTGCCGACCCCCGCAACACCAACCTTCTTTTCGAGCAGATGTACCGAGCCTCCATGTTCTATGGTCGCAAAGGTCTCCCTATTGCCATCATCTCAGTTATCGATCTCGCCCTGTGGGATTTGATCGGAAAGGTTCGCAATGAGCCCGTGTATCGTCTCATTGGTGGTGCTACCAAGGAGCGCCTCGACTTCTACTGCACTGGCCCTGAGCCTACCGCTGCCAAGTCCATGGGTTTCTGGGGAGCAAAGGTTCCTCTGCCTTTCTGCCCCGACGATGGCCATGAGGGTCTGCGAAAGAACGTCGAGTTCTTGCGAAAGCACCGTGAAGCTGTTGGCCCCGATTTCCCCATCATGGTCGACTGCTACATGAGTCTTAACGTCACGTACACAATCGAACTTGTCAAGGCTTGTCTCgatctcaacatcaactggTGGGAGGAATGCTTGTCCCCCGATGACACCGATGGCTTTGCACTCATCAAGCGGGCCCATCCTACTGTCAAGTTCACAACTGGTGAGCACGAGTACTCACGATATGGTTTCCGCAAACTCGTTGAGGGCCGCAATCTCGATATTATCCAGCCTGATGTTATGTGGCTTGGTGGTCTAACTGAGCTTCTGAAGGTCGCTGCTTTGGCTGCCGCCTACGATATTCCGGTTGTTCCTCACGCGAGTGGACCTTATAGCTACCACTTCCAGATCTCTCAGCCCAACACTCCCTTCCAGGAGTATTTGGCCAACTCTCCCGACGGCCGCAGCGTGTTGCCTGTGTTTGGAGACCTCTTTACCGACGAGCCCATTCCTACCAAGGGCTTCCTTACCACCGCTGACCTGGACAAGCCCGGTTTCGGCTTAACCATCAACCCAGCTGCTAGAGCCAAGCTCATCCCCAGTGATTATCTGTTCAAGGTTCCTCAAGTATCATCTCTGGCGCCTTCTATGGAAAGTGAGAGCAAGTTAAGCGAGGAATCCAACAAGCCCAACGGAACGATTGACGCTCTCGCTGCCAAGGTGGAGAACCtcgcaacatcaacaacttcttAAAAGCGATTGTCATGCTATCATATCTCAGTCCTGGATTTGTGGTTGTGTTTATGTTTTGCGGCCGCCTGAGTAGGTCTGGTGAAAGGAAGGAAATTGTACATCGCtatggtgttgttgttattTGGATATAGATGACGTTTGGCAATTTGCATGGTTCTCCATTGCGTTTTTAGACGTTTCAAATAAAGTAGATTGAAAACAATTCGAGTCTTTACTTAATATGGATTTGATAACGGGCTTTGCATGCTTCTGCGATCATTTTGGATGTAGTAAATCATTGCGAGGAAACGACAGCTTCTTGTCATACGGAGGCCAGCCATCCATACAACTTCATCAAAGTCACGTCGATGTCAATGATCGACCAAAATGAAACTTCAATAATTATGAGTCGCATAAGGTGACCCAGAGGAGCATACACGATCTTGATAAACGTGGCACACTCCACTTGAGAGGTGTGTACACGCCCCACGACAACAGGATAGACGCGACGTTGAGGTGGCCGACACTGCATCGTGAGATCCTTTTTTGGGGGTCAAACGGTGACCGTTAGGCTTTCAACGCCACCTCGAGACGGTGGCCGTTCTGAAAACCCACATCGTGGCAATGGAACCCTCACGATACTGAACGGCCAGTACCCCAGGCCCCAGTAAAGAGCCGTTGGCTTGAGCTTTCGGGGATATGTGGGCACTGGTACCACAGAGGGAATCACATACAGTAGATGCCATTATATGTATCGGTTTCACGATACCAGTTTTGTTTTcagttggtgttttggttCTGTCTCATGGCATCCACTAAAATGAGATTCTACTGTTGAAAATGGCCCAGATCCCCCCATCTCAATTCTTGGCTAAGAAGATTTCAGAAGCATTTCTCCCACTTTAGTTGGGTTTCCCCACCGGCATCTCGCGTTAAAGCATACCGAGATGGCAACAAGATCCATCATGTCGAAGAAATCTGGTTCACTAATTGACCCCTCGCTGGCCAGTCTACCGAGGCTTTCTCTCGCAAAGTTCTAGATCTAGCAATGTGGACTCGGGCTCGGTGCGAAGGCTCACCCGGAAGTAAAGAAGCCTAGGTATTTCTTTCGACACTTGTCCCACCATTTGCGCGGGTCTTGATTGCTAACCACCAAAGGAAGAGGGTCGCAGGAAAAGGTGGGAGAGTTCGGTACTATTAAGAGCCGTTTCCCGTAAATGAGGGGAAGAAAGCTATCGTAATCACCGGTTTAGAAATCTTCAACCCTTCGCCGTTCAAACAAACCCCTTTACAGAGTTATCATTCTCATAAAATAGAGTCCATCATAGGTCTCATCATAGCTTCACTATTCGCCTTCAACGCCCCTAACATTCACATATCGGTCCCTCATCCTCGGTATTCCTTCGACCGAACGACGCGAGGTAGCAGACAGAGGACAAGTCAAAAAATTGCAATCCAGATTGAATACTTCCGTTCTCGTGACAACAATTACAACAAATACTCACAGCTTATTGCCCACTCAGATAAGCAGTCATGTTGATGCCAGCGGGTCTTCTCGCCAACAAGAGTGCCATCATCACAGGCGGCACAACTGGCATTGGCCGTGCCATCTGTCTCGAATTCCTGCGACAAGGGGCGAATGTTGTAGTCAATCATCTAGGCCTCGAGAAGGATAAACCTCATCTCGACTCTCTCATCGCTGAGGCCGACGCTATCCGCAAAGCATCATCCACAGctggccttcttgatcatcaACCAGGCGATGTTCGCGATCCGGCGACGGCAACAGAActggtcaagaaggccgTCGAGCACTCTCCCAAGAAGCGACTTGACGTGTGTGTGTCAAACGCTGGTATTTGCACATTTGCCGATTTCCTGACGCTCGAGCCGGACCTGCTGTATTCAACAGTGAGAACAAACTTGGATGGTGCCTTTTACATTACCCAAGCCGCCGCCAGGCAGATGGCCCTCAACCAGGAACCTAAGGGAGGGAGTATCATAGGCGTTTCGTCTATCTCGGCTCTTGTCGGAGGTGGCCAGCAGACACATTACACTCCTACCAAAGCAGGAGTTCTGAGCTTGATGCAGAGCACAGCATGCGCATTGGGAGAACATAACATCCGGTGTAATGCTCTTCTCCCTGGGACCATCCGCACGCAGTTGAACGATGCCGACCTGGCTGATGATGCGAAGAGAACCTACATGGAAGGTCGTATCCCTCTGGGAAGGACAGGCTCACCCTCTGACATGGCTGGTCCGGCTGTCTTCCTGGCTTGTCCAGAGCTGAGCGGATACGTGACGGGCGCACAGCTTCTCGTTGACGGTGGACTCTTCGTCAACCTTCAGTGAAGGAGAGAAGATTAAGCTCGTGGGGAGAAATGGGGATATGGAGAAGTGGAGACGCGGAGGCGAAGCGCTACATCGAGACGAGATCGAAACCTGGAGATATTATTAACAGAACGAGCGTTTGCCGTGGAGACGAGTCAATGTTGGTCTTGTGGGGAAATTCCTTCTTGAGTCGCGGAACATATTGACTCGTGGAGTATGTAGATGTTTTGTCACAAAAGTATTGGATATCAGAACTGTGTTCATCTGTGCGACTGGATACCCGGAGCCCCGGGGCGGCGCTATTGAACACGGGGTCGCGGGGTCGGGCTTGAACGGCGCCGGCCGGCGGCTTCAGTTTTCGTTCCATTGAGAAGGACATATACGAAGGATCGATCCATGCCTGATGTGGAAATGCTTGGGTACTTTGGCATGTTTGACGGAAAGAAACGCAAGTAGCAGGAGACACATTTATTAGACTGGAAGTAGATCAAAACCAATCCGCATAGCGCGGCTTTTTCTTGCCAGGCATATGAAAGGATATTACTGTTGATCTCCTGCACCGTGTCCGTTCCGTCACACATAAATACTCAAGATTATCGTTGTTCTCACCCTCCATCACAAACCAAGGAAACGTGAGATATATTCCGTCAGATTCAGAACGGCTGAACGGTAGGCGGGAGGTTTCACCGTAACGAGGAAGTGATAAGCAGGAGGTTACTTACTAGGATCTTAGGACGGGAGTCGACCGAACCTGTATGTATACTGTACTTTGGCCAAGGCTAAACTTGATACATCCCTGTCAGTAACCAGTACATACCAGTCCCTTGGGTTTCTAGACGACGACCAAATTAATTGCCGCTATTTTCTGCAAAATTTGAACTCTGTTTTGACAGTTGTTTCTAGAACTTCTGCAGAGAATACAGTGACACCAGGGACAGCTGTCAAGGGAGGAAAAATCCAACCACCAGAAAAACATCGATTCCGATTACATTGTGGCTCCCTCATGGCACCGTCAAAGTGCACCGTAATGTAATACTCAACTCACAATCAACACAACACTGTGCTGATCTCCACAGTGTTTCCCCCTCATTGTTAATTTTCGTCCAACGTTGTGCTCCGTTAATTAACCACAAGGATGATGCAAGGAAGAGTTGTATTAATCGCGCGCATGCCCCGCGTCGGCGCGGACGTTTGATCGAGACATCCTGACATTTGGAGGAGACGGACGCCAAGCACTATGATCCATGATCCCAGCAATAGAGTTTCCTGACGGTGGTTTAGGAGGCCGCCAAGGGATATATGATGGCCCAACGAGGTGCTATTCTTTCACAGCGTGAATGGAAGGGCAAGCAGATAACAAGGCCGGCAGATGCATGCTTGAGTTTGATGACATGAGAGTACATTGTATGACAGAAGAGCGGTAGAGCACAATCCAGTGACGACGATGACTACCGTATCAAAGATGACAGTAAAGGCTGAGCTGAGCCGAGCCAAGaccagccaagccaagctcGGTTGGACTGATGTGGCAGACCGGTGCAGTGACTTGCAGCCAACAACAAACCATTCAAAGCCCATGGACGAACCGAACCCTTCAGCGCAGAAGGACCCTGTAGACTTGTGCTCCCTATGCAGATCTGATCCCGATAGGGGTGATAAGGGCTATCTAGGGGACCGCGTTTCACATGCTTTCAGGGACAGATCTTGTATTGGATGGTCTGTGTTGCAGATAGATGCGATGCTGTACAACCATGATCTCTCCTGTTTCGATATGAGCATGTCACTCGTTGCAATTGTGTTATTTCATGTCTCTTGTTTATTGTCAAGATCGCAACATAATTGTCGATTGCTGGACAAGGTAACACTTGTGAGACGGGTTTTGGCATGAATAATCATTTGGTGATAGCGCCCAGCCGAAGGTGGCCGTCTAGGCCATGGGGTGGATAACGGTGTCCCTTAGTGGGGCCGGACGGCATGGCTGATAGGGCTGCGGACCGGACTGGCGGGGCATGAGCGGACCCTGAGCGGAGCTGGCTTGACGTCACATAAAACAACGGACCGAAACTGTGCGCGCAAAAAGAACGAAACAGGTACCAGATTTGCAAAGTATCGACGTAGCGACTCTTGATTCCGCGGTCTTGGTCGGGATACAGTGGAGGTATAGAGCAGCTTGCGTGCATTTCTACCGTCGCCaatgcctcttcctcctgaCGGTGACTGACTGTATTGGCGTCATGGATGAGCTGCTTAACGGTGGATACTATCACCATTCAATCCGGTTTCTCTGGCGGAACTGGCGCTTGATGTCGTCGACCTTGCATTAATTCTCACGCCGAGAAATGAGCCCTGGAGGTTTGAGTTCGCGCCCGAGCCCTTGAAAAAGAATGGCCCCTGaagagagacagagagagagaaaagcCACTGCGCTGTGAAGCCATCTGCAAGCCTCCCTGCAATATGAGACGTTCCCTGGCATGTTTGTCTGACTGGCTGAAAATGGCCGACACTGAGACCCTGATTGGAGCTACGAACCGTAACAGGGGAGCCTCAGGGTCCACACCAGAGAAAGAAATCTTTTCTGCAGCACATCTTTGCCGTTATCAGACGGTACGGTGGTACACCGTTTTATGCGGTGAGCTTTTGTTATCTGTCGCGATTCAGGGCAGCCAGATTAGAAAACTAGAATCAATTGGCGATCCCAAGCCGCGTCCTACGTCTGACAGGACGGATCATTGTTTTTAGAACATCGGTGGCACCGTGTTACTATAAACAGTCAGATATCATGAGTGCTTATGCCATGTACCACCGATTGATCCATGATCATGTATGTTGCTTCAAGAGAATGAGCTCCATTTGCGTTATTTACAACCTGTTGGTTGACAAGTGGGAACGAGGCATGTCTCGTATCTCAAGGACCTACGTATACTGTACTTGTTTCTGTGCCCGTGCCCGTGCCCGTGCCTGGCTTGTCATGACGTTCAAAGGATGCGAACTGAAGTTGAGAATGGGGTTGGTTTAGTGCGGCGACGGCGTCTAAGAAATGGAACCCAGGCACGGATGCAGACAGCAAAAACATCCATGACAGCCCGCCCCAGCCGCGAGTAGAGACAGCAGGTTATCAGAAGCTAGCGTAGCCAATACCATGTGTCCCCGTACATGGCAGCAGGGGACAATGGGTACCAAGTACCCACCTGTCTCGCTCTGGCAAGTACCTTTGTCGCTCAGACTTGAAAGCAACACCGTCATCGCCCTCCGCATCCCATCCCTTACCTCATACTGTATCTTAAAGTTTTTCTGCTGTAACCAAAACAATGCCTCACAAGAAATACGGTGGAACCGTTATTGTGGGTAAGGGGGAATCATCCATGGCTTGCCACGGTTTCGATTGACAGTGACTGACTCGGTTATTGGACCCCGAGCTACGTATCGACGGGCGTCTACCGAGATGCCATGGATATTGATTTCGATTCGATATCGATCAGAGCCACGGCCAAGATGACGCCTTGTTTGGACATTGTATCCTCAGGAATCTTACGTACTTGCCAGTTGCTCTCCGCTTGACATCTAAATCTATAAAGCCCCAGATTTCTCCCACCGTTCTTGACGGTAGAACTCATCAGTCTCCATCATTCCCCAGATTCCATATCCACTATCATCAACAATTACCAAACACACAAATAGCTTGACACTCCCCGAGTCATTTCTCAATAACCTCTGTTTGATTATCATTACTGGAAGCACCTACCGATACCTCAACTTCACGCGTCTCGATTGTTACGCGTGCGCCTGAACAGGACCATATCCATTCCTagcaacaccatcatcatgtcttcacAACagaccgagttcttcaaggaCAACCTCCCCACCCAGCGTGAGGTCACCACCCCCGACTCTGTCCCCAGCTCTCCTGAGCTCGGAAGCTCTAGCTCAAGTGACAGTATCGCCAGTCTCGGGTCTCCCGCCTCTCCCATCTCCCCTCCCATCTCGCAGCCTGTCGCCGACTCGTTCGTTTTCGCTTTCGACATCGATGGTGTCTTGGTCCGTGGTGGACGAGCCATTCCTGAGGCCATCCAGGCCATGAAGGTTCTCAATGGCGAGAATGAGTATGGCATTCAAGTGTAAGTCGATTCATCCACAATATGCAGTCATGATCCACCAACCCCGGATTTATTCTGGGGAGGTCCACTTAATAAACGGCATCGTGACTTTTACCCTGGCGTTGAACCGTGCAATGCTGACACCCCTCTTAGGCCTCACATCTTTCTCACCAATGGTGGTGGTAAGACTGAAGAGGAACGATGCGGCGACCTTTCAGGTCAGCTCAAGTGCGACATCAAGCCTGGCCAGTTCATCTGCGGCCACACTCCCATGAGGGAGATGGCTGAGAAGTATGGCACCGTCCTTGTCGTCGGTGGTGAGGGTGAGAAGTGCCGACATGTTGCTGAGGGCTATGGCTTCAAGGATGTTGTCACACCTGGTGATATCATCAAGCACAACGCCGCTACTACTCCCTTCCGCAAACTTACCGCTGAGGAGCATGCCAACTCCCGTGAGCGAGACTTCTCGGACGTTGTCATCGACGCTGTCTTTGTCTTCGCCGACTCTCGCGATTGGGCTGGAGACATTCAGATCATGCTCGACGTTGCTATGTCCAAGGGTGGCCGTTTGGGTACCCGCAGTGAGACCAACGACGAAGGCCCCCCCTTCTACTTCTCTCATAACGATGTTGTCTGGTCTGCTGCACACGAGCATGTCCGTCTAGGTATGGGTGCCCTTCGCCGCATGTTCGAAGTTACCTTCAGGGATCTCACTGGCGGTAACGGCGTCCTACACACC
This DNA window, taken from Fusarium oxysporum f. sp. lycopersici 4287 chromosome 7, whole genome shotgun sequence, encodes the following:
- a CDS encoding glucose 1-dehydrogenase; translation: MLMPAGLLANKSAIITGGTTGIGRAICLEFLRQGANVVVNHLGLEKDKPHLDSLIAEADAIRKASSTAGLLDHQPGDVRDPATATELVKKAVEHSPKKRLDVCVSNAGICTFADFLTLEPDLLYSTVRTNLDGAFYITQAAARQMALNQEPKGGSIIGVSSISALVGGGQQTHYTPTKAGVLSLMQSTACALGEHNIRCNALLPGTIRTQLNDADLADDAKRTYMEGRIPLGRTGSPSDMAGPAVFLACPELSGYVTGAQLLVDGGLFVNLQ